Proteins encoded in a region of the Methanofollis tationis genome:
- a CDS encoding ribosome biogenesis/translation initiation ATPase RLI codes for MRIAVVHKDNCHSKKCGTECILYCPRVRSGDETIALGEDEKAVISEELCVGCGICVKKCPFGAIDIVNLPEELEQPTHRYGVNGFALYGLPIPVEGKATGILGPNGIGKSTSIQILSGQMRPNLGIFESTVSWDEIFKQFAGTELFDYLKHVSGKEIKVALKPQYITYIPKAFSGTVRDLLSKTDERGALDHLVDELALGSILDRDIKNLSGGELQRVAVAACLARDADFYFLDEITPYLDIYQRMAAANLIREVAEHRPVVIVEHDLAILDMLADTVHVAYGRPAVFGVITGPKGVRVGINDYLEGYLPEENVRFRDYAVVFEKRAHTKEAVREELFTFPQMSKTYDRFRLSVRGGEIRKGEVLGLVGPNGIGKSTFAKLLAGVEEPDGGPLAEKVTISYKPQYVSADSSDTVEFMLRRITRRFDSSYYQHEVIEPLALGPILQSPVDTLSGGELQRVAIAACLSRDADLYIIDEPSAHLDVEQRMNLVRVLKHHAEGKECGVLVIDHDIYLIDMISERIVVFDGEPGVAGEAKGPFSMRDGMNLFLSGLGVTFRRDKSGRPRINKPESFLDRDQRSKGEYYYAGAEE; via the coding sequence ATGCGTATTGCCGTCGTTCATAAAGACAACTGTCATTCAAAGAAGTGCGGGACCGAGTGTATTCTCTACTGCCCGAGGGTGCGGAGCGGCGACGAGACCATCGCCCTCGGCGAGGATGAAAAGGCGGTAATATCCGAGGAACTCTGTGTGGGGTGCGGGATCTGCGTTAAAAAGTGCCCCTTCGGCGCGATCGATATCGTGAACCTTCCCGAAGAACTCGAACAGCCAACGCACCGCTACGGCGTGAACGGGTTTGCCCTGTATGGTCTTCCCATACCGGTCGAGGGAAAGGCCACCGGCATTCTCGGCCCGAACGGTATCGGCAAGTCCACGTCCATCCAGATCCTATCAGGGCAGATGCGGCCGAACCTGGGCATTTTTGAGAGCACGGTCTCATGGGACGAGATATTCAAACAGTTCGCCGGGACAGAACTCTTCGATTACCTCAAGCACGTCTCAGGAAAAGAGATCAAAGTCGCTCTCAAACCCCAGTATATCACCTACATCCCGAAGGCCTTCTCAGGCACGGTGAGGGACCTCCTCTCGAAGACAGACGAGCGCGGGGCGCTGGACCACCTGGTCGACGAACTCGCCCTCGGATCCATCCTGGACCGCGACATCAAGAACCTCAGCGGGGGCGAGCTGCAGCGGGTGGCAGTCGCCGCCTGCCTTGCCCGCGACGCCGATTTCTATTTCCTCGACGAGATCACGCCATACCTGGACATCTACCAGAGAATGGCGGCAGCAAACCTCATCAGGGAGGTGGCAGAGCACCGTCCGGTGGTGATCGTGGAGCACGACCTCGCTATCCTGGACATGCTCGCCGACACCGTGCACGTCGCCTATGGCCGGCCCGCCGTGTTCGGCGTGATTACCGGGCCGAAGGGCGTGCGGGTCGGGATCAACGATTATCTCGAAGGCTACCTCCCTGAGGAGAACGTCCGTTTCCGGGATTACGCCGTCGTCTTCGAGAAACGTGCGCATACCAAAGAAGCCGTCAGGGAAGAACTCTTCACCTTCCCGCAGATGTCGAAGACCTACGACCGCTTCAGGCTCTCGGTCAGGGGAGGGGAGATCAGGAAGGGCGAGGTGCTTGGCCTGGTCGGCCCGAACGGCATCGGCAAGTCCACCTTTGCAAAACTCCTCGCCGGCGTCGAGGAGCCGGACGGCGGGCCGCTTGCGGAGAAGGTCACGATCTCGTACAAACCGCAATACGTCAGCGCCGATTCGTCCGACACCGTCGAGTTCATGCTGCGGCGGATCACCAGACGCTTCGACTCGTCGTACTATCAGCACGAGGTGATCGAGCCCCTCGCCCTCGGCCCGATCCTCCAGTCGCCGGTCGACACCCTCTCGGGCGGCGAACTGCAGCGGGTGGCGATCGCTGCCTGCCTCTCCCGCGACGCCGACCTCTATATCATCGACGAGCCGAGCGCCCACCTCGACGTGGAGCAGCGGATGAACCTGGTGCGGGTGCTCAAGCACCATGCCGAGGGGAAAGAGTGCGGCGTCCTCGTCATCGACCACGACATCTACCTCATCGACATGATCTCCGAGAGGATCGTGGTCTTCGACGGCGAACCTGGCGTGGCGGGCGAGGCGAAAGGGCCGTTCTCGATGCGCGACGGCATGAACCTCTTCCTCTCCGGCCTCGGCGTCACCTTCAGGCGGGACAAGAGCGGGCGACCGCGGATCAATAAACCAGAATCCTTCCTGGACCGCGACCAGCGCTCGAAGGGCGAGTATTATTACGCCGGGGCCGAGGAATAA
- a CDS encoding EMC6-like membrane protein, with protein sequence MSEEEHVQIKPDAPKEKGEKNQAQKRTEHIERIHRTLVACFMGIAAGMLSYYLSGAVDPATGMQQNQIIGVLFLMAAVVFQKHIFMLMKIDYTELGGKDWFYQAFMTFSFWLIAWAVMLTTSAV encoded by the coding sequence ATGAGCGAGGAGGAGCACGTACAGATCAAACCTGATGCACCTAAAGAGAAGGGTGAAAAGAATCAGGCACAGAAACGGACCGAGCATATAGAGCGCATACACCGGACTCTTGTGGCATGTTTTATGGGTATCGCCGCAGGAATGCTCTCATATTATCTCTCGGGTGCCGTTGACCCTGCAACAGGGATGCAGCAGAACCAGATCATCGGCGTCCTCTTCCTGATGGCCGCGGTCGTCTTCCAGAAGCACATATTCATGCTCATGAAGATCGACTACACCGAACTGGGGGGAAAAGACTGGTTTTATCAGGCGTTTATGACCTTCTCCTTCTGGTTAATCGCGTGGGCCGTCATGCTCACCACATCAGCGGTGTGA
- the rqcH gene encoding ribosome rescue protein RqcH, translating into MANKQGMSGIDVRAMVTELCGHLPLWIGKIYQYDTKTLGIRLNGEGGVKRQFLIETGRRAHLVASLPESPKTPLGYAMFLRKHLEGGRVRGIGQYGLQRIFYIDIGKKTGVLRLVIELFDEGNAVLLDEGGVILKPLWHHRFKDRAVVPGEAYLLPEGADCSEMDEGAFAGMLAASNRDLVRTLAVGCLLGGTYAELVCSRAGVDKDIPASSADAGAVYAAFQGLIRDVEAHPAPVVTESGCWPVRGLGTVQQAFDTYNAALESFYPEVPASVTKAEEKRPKLSREEVIRLQQETAIKKFEGKIARAEKAVEAIYTNYPLVQEVITTLQRASRSMSWQEIEKILKSSDLPAAKAVVSVHPADAAVDVDVGIQVTIHVHESVEANVERYYDQIKKFRKKKEGALAAMERGVPKQKEKPKETLHLLKKKWFHRFRWFYTTDGTLVLGGRDASQNEELVKRYMEGKDTFVHADVHGGSVVIVKGPTEHLEDEVACFAASYSNAWKAGHFAADVYIARPDQVSKTPESGEYVSRGAFIVRGERHYVRDVPLGVAIGVQLKPDVTVIGGPTAAVRARTDHLVELMPGTFGPNDVAKKIGRVFREQVGDEIWKKMKAALNTEAIAAFVPPGESDIVGEHEG; encoded by the coding sequence ATGGCAAACAAACAGGGGATGAGCGGGATTGACGTCAGGGCGATGGTAACAGAACTCTGCGGCCACCTCCCCCTCTGGATCGGAAAGATCTACCAGTACGATACAAAAACGCTCGGCATCAGGCTCAACGGCGAAGGAGGGGTGAAGCGCCAGTTTCTCATAGAGACCGGGAGGAGAGCGCACCTTGTCGCCTCTCTTCCCGAATCCCCGAAAACGCCCCTGGGATATGCGATGTTCCTGCGAAAGCACCTGGAGGGCGGACGGGTCAGGGGGATCGGCCAGTACGGCCTCCAGCGAATATTCTATATCGATATCGGAAAGAAAACAGGCGTGTTGAGGCTGGTGATCGAACTCTTCGACGAAGGAAACGCCGTCCTTCTCGACGAGGGCGGCGTGATCCTCAAGCCGCTCTGGCACCACCGCTTCAAGGACCGGGCGGTCGTTCCGGGCGAGGCCTATCTCCTCCCCGAGGGAGCGGACTGTAGCGAGATGGACGAAGGGGCGTTTGCAGGCATGCTCGCCGCTTCGAATCGCGATCTGGTCAGGACACTCGCCGTCGGCTGCCTGCTCGGCGGCACCTATGCGGAGCTCGTCTGCAGCAGAGCCGGCGTCGATAAGGATATCCCTGCCTCTTCGGCCGACGCGGGTGCGGTCTATGCAGCGTTCCAGGGGCTGATCCGGGATGTGGAGGCGCATCCCGCGCCGGTGGTGACGGAGAGCGGGTGCTGGCCTGTCCGCGGCCTCGGCACGGTGCAGCAGGCGTTTGACACCTACAACGCCGCACTTGAGTCGTTCTATCCCGAGGTGCCGGCCTCGGTCACAAAAGCGGAGGAGAAGAGGCCGAAACTCAGCCGCGAGGAGGTCATCCGGCTTCAGCAGGAGACCGCGATCAAGAAGTTCGAGGGCAAGATCGCCAGGGCCGAGAAGGCCGTCGAGGCGATCTATACGAACTATCCCCTCGTGCAGGAGGTGATCACCACACTCCAGCGGGCGAGCCGGAGTATGTCCTGGCAGGAGATCGAAAAAATCCTCAAGTCGAGCGACCTTCCGGCAGCGAAAGCGGTGGTCTCGGTTCATCCGGCCGATGCCGCCGTCGATGTCGACGTCGGGATACAGGTGACGATCCATGTCCACGAGAGTGTGGAGGCGAACGTCGAGCGCTACTACGACCAGATCAAGAAGTTCAGGAAGAAGAAGGAAGGGGCGCTCGCGGCGATGGAGCGCGGTGTGCCGAAACAAAAAGAGAAACCGAAGGAAACACTCCACCTCCTGAAGAAGAAGTGGTTCCACCGGTTCAGGTGGTTCTACACCACCGACGGCACCCTGGTGCTCGGCGGGCGGGACGCCTCCCAGAACGAGGAACTGGTCAAGCGCTACATGGAGGGGAAGGACACCTTTGTCCACGCCGACGTCCACGGCGGTTCGGTGGTCATCGTCAAGGGGCCGACCGAACACCTTGAGGACGAGGTTGCCTGCTTTGCCGCCTCGTACTCGAATGCCTGGAAGGCCGGGCACTTCGCCGCCGACGTCTATATCGCCCGTCCCGACCAGGTGAGCAAGACGCCGGAGTCGGGCGAGTACGTTTCCAGGGGTGCGTTTATCGTCAGGGGCGAGCGGCATTACGTCAGGGACGTCCCGCTCGGCGTGGCGATCGGGGTGCAGCTGAAGCCCGATGTGACGGTCATCGGCGGCCCGACCGCGGCGGTCAGGGCCCGTACCGATCACCTTGTCGAACTCATGCCCGGCACCTTCGGCCCCAACGACGTCGCGAAAAAGATCGGCCGCGTCTTCAGGGAGCAGGTCGGCGACGAGATCTGGAAGAAGATGAAGGCGGCGCTGAATACCGAGGCGATCGCCGCCTTCGTCCCGCCTGGCGAGTCGGACATCGTGGGCGAGCATGAAGGCTGA
- a CDS encoding mRNA surveillance protein pelota, producing MKAEYGELKGPYGEIRLFPESLDDLWHLEHLITPGNLVFATTLRTVDMATDKLRPEKAEKRPVRLGIRVERVEFHPYANRLRVGGVIESGVDVSSYHTLNVEPGYEISVVRHWRGIDLERVERAVGASLHNVVHVITIEEGEGELFRIRQYGPERVVTITAGSGKGAEIDGKAAFFSDALATLRDVTGPVVVAGPGFVKDDFVRFLKAKNPDLGERVVTVETRRIGRGAVQEVIGQGVLERLVGDLQLAREVTRMDEVLKRIGTGGAVAYGKAEVRKAIDYGAAEEVLVSDALIRDPGIARLLEEAERINARVVVFSSEFEPGDRLNALGGIAALLRYPLG from the coding sequence ATGAAGGCTGAATACGGTGAACTCAAGGGGCCGTACGGCGAGATCCGGCTCTTCCCCGAGTCCCTCGACGACCTCTGGCACCTGGAACACCTGATCACCCCCGGCAACCTCGTGTTTGCGACGACCCTGCGGACCGTCGATATGGCGACCGACAAACTCCGCCCTGAAAAGGCCGAGAAACGGCCGGTCCGCCTCGGGATCAGGGTGGAGCGGGTGGAGTTCCATCCCTATGCGAATCGCCTCAGGGTCGGCGGGGTGATCGAGTCCGGGGTGGACGTCTCCTCGTATCACACCCTCAATGTCGAGCCCGGCTACGAGATCTCGGTCGTCAGGCACTGGCGCGGCATCGATCTCGAACGGGTGGAGCGGGCGGTCGGGGCCTCCCTCCACAATGTCGTGCATGTGATCACGATCGAGGAGGGGGAGGGCGAGCTCTTCAGGATCAGGCAGTACGGCCCCGAACGGGTGGTGACCATCACCGCCGGGAGCGGGAAGGGTGCGGAGATCGATGGAAAAGCGGCGTTCTTCTCAGACGCCCTGGCCACCCTCAGGGACGTGACAGGCCCGGTCGTCGTGGCCGGCCCGGGTTTTGTCAAAGACGACTTTGTCAGGTTCCTGAAGGCGAAGAATCCCGACCTCGGCGAGCGGGTCGTCACCGTCGAGACGCGGCGGATCGGCCGCGGGGCGGTGCAGGAGGTGATCGGGCAGGGCGTGCTCGAGCGGCTTGTCGGCGACCTCCAGCTCGCCCGCGAGGTGACCAGGATGGACGAGGTGCTCAAACGGATCGGGACCGGCGGGGCGGTGGCCTACGGGAAGGCTGAGGTGAGAAAGGCGATCGATTATGGCGCTGCAGAGGAGGTGCTCGTCTCCGACGCCCTGATCCGGGACCCCGGCATCGCCCGCCTCCTCGAAGAGGCCGAGCGGATCAACGCACGGGTCGTAGTATTCAGCTCAGAGTTCGAGCCCGGGGACCGGCTCAACGCCCTCGGCGGGATCGCGGCGCTCCTCCGCTATCCCCTCGGGTGA
- a CDS encoding peptidylprolyl isomerase produces the protein MVINEGDIIRLNYTGRVEGEIFDTTIGADAEEAGIKNPQKDYEAIVVRVGSNHVIPGLDEALVGKEIGQQYEVEVPAEKGFGPHDMKLVESVNTNQFREKPKFGMRIQSGDREGVVVNVLGKKAVVDFNHPLAGKTLTYTFTIEGMVEAVEEKAQGFIKLFSGRKMDLSFAEGTLTLNLPAGINYDKRWVMARGIVVHQIFEYIPEVKDIVFVETFKRPEMPAEVKEE, from the coding sequence ATGGTAATTAACGAAGGAGACATCATCAGACTCAACTATACAGGCCGGGTGGAGGGCGAGATTTTCGACACCACCATCGGGGCTGACGCTGAGGAAGCAGGCATCAAGAACCCGCAGAAAGACTACGAAGCGATCGTTGTCCGGGTCGGGAGCAACCACGTCATCCCGGGCCTCGACGAGGCGCTCGTCGGCAAGGAGATCGGCCAGCAGTACGAGGTCGAGGTGCCGGCCGAGAAGGGCTTTGGCCCCCACGACATGAAGCTCGTCGAGTCCGTGAACACCAACCAGTTCAGGGAGAAGCCGAAGTTCGGCATGCGCATCCAGTCGGGCGACCGCGAGGGTGTCGTGGTCAACGTGCTCGGCAAGAAGGCGGTCGTCGACTTCAACCACCCGCTCGCCGGCAAGACGCTCACCTACACCTTCACGATCGAGGGCATGGTCGAAGCCGTCGAGGAGAAGGCGCAGGGCTTCATCAAGCTCTTCTCAGGCCGCAAGATGGACCTCTCCTTTGCAGAGGGCACGCTCACCCTGAACCTTCCGGCCGGGATCAACTACGACAAGCGCTGGGTCATGGCCCGCGGCATCGTCGTCCACCAGATCTTCGAGTACATCCCCGAGGTGAAGGACATCGTCTTTGTCGAGACCTTCAAGCGCCCGGAGATGCCGGCCGAAGTGAAAGAAGAATAA
- the cyaB gene encoding class IV adenylate cyclase: MFEVEAKIRVPDLPKIRARLVHIGAASPVSTDQRDVYYNHPVRDFGTTDEALRLRYEGDRCTVTYKGPKMIGRGSKTREEFNVVVESGEIMEDVLQRLGFRLHASVRKYREEFALGTAHVALDVVEGLGSFVEIEVMAHELGGDAEKQIEWIKGELGIEGDHIPQSYLELLRP; this comes from the coding sequence ATGTTTGAAGTCGAAGCAAAGATCCGGGTTCCGGATCTTCCGAAAATACGTGCGCGTCTCGTCCATATCGGCGCGGCCTCCCCGGTATCGACCGATCAGCGCGACGTCTATTACAACCATCCGGTCAGGGACTTCGGCACGACCGACGAAGCCCTCAGGCTCCGCTATGAGGGTGACCGGTGCACCGTGACCTACAAGGGGCCGAAGATGATCGGCAGAGGTTCGAAGACGCGCGAGGAGTTCAACGTCGTCGTCGAATCCGGCGAGATCATGGAGGACGTGCTGCAGCGCCTCGGGTTCCGTCTCCACGCCTCTGTCAGAAAATACCGGGAGGAGTTCGCCCTCGGGACGGCGCATGTCGCTCTCGATGTCGTCGAGGGTCTCGGGAGTTTCGTCGAGATCGAGGTGATGGCCCATGAACTGGGCGGGGACGCGGAGAAACAGATCGAATGGATAAAAGGGGAACTCGGGATAGAGGGTGACCACATCCCGCAGTCATATCTCGAACTGCTCAGACCCTGA
- a CDS encoding metallophosphoesterase family protein — protein sequence MIDVLLLADLHGQLGKMEAFLDLQPDIVIIAGDLTQFGPCDMVRKMSALIDVPCFAVPGNCDPCDICDALEHSDCVNLHGSSFSIGKVSLAGIGGSNPTPFDTPFELQEPEIERLIVRATSHMDKNVHNVLVSHAPPHGVLDLAGEEHVGSTSVKNHMKEFDLVCCAHMHEQRGVEEVDGVKVVNPGPASEGYCAMIHFGDEPKDIGIELLRV from the coding sequence ATGATTGATGTGCTTTTGCTGGCAGATCTCCACGGCCAGTTGGGCAAGATGGAGGCATTCCTTGATCTCCAGCCCGACATTGTCATTATTGCCGGCGATCTCACACAGTTCGGGCCATGCGACATGGTCAGGAAGATGAGTGCGCTCATCGACGTACCGTGCTTTGCGGTACCGGGCAACTGTGATCCATGTGATATCTGCGATGCGCTTGAACACTCGGACTGCGTCAACCTCCACGGATCGAGTTTCTCGATCGGAAAGGTGTCCCTCGCCGGGATCGGCGGCTCAAATCCGACGCCATTTGATACACCGTTTGAACTGCAAGAACCTGAAATTGAGCGCCTGATTGTACGGGCCACATCACATATGGACAAAAACGTCCATAATGTGCTGGTCTCCCATGCGCCGCCCCACGGGGTCCTGGACCTCGCCGGGGAAGAGCATGTGGGGAGCACCAGCGTGAAAAACCATATGAAGGAGTTCGACCTCGTCTGCTGCGCCCATATGCACGAGCAGAGGGGCGTGGAAGAGGTTGACGGCGTCAAGGTCGTCAACCCGGGCCCGGCATCAGAGGGCTACTGCGCCATGATCCACTTCGGCGACGAGCCGAAGGATATCGGGATCGAGCTGCTCAGGGTCTGA
- a CDS encoding TIGR04013 family B12-binding domain/radical SAM domain-containing protein, producing MQVNWREITAAKNSFAALYAACETEGYALRPVKEPEGDVTCYSLNSINAPAFMEEIANAPCTTIVGGPHATACPMEMAACADYVVVGEGEYTLPRLLRAIENRTPGPVPGVATREGLCPRDHAVFLPAYPPFSQFKGYIEISRGCPHGCAYCQTPNLFGRRMRHRPVDEIARAAAHFRDARFVTPNALAYGSDGIRPRPEKIEALFRALHRNEIYFGTFPSEVRPEFVTGEVLDLITTYCANRRLQFGAQSGSDRVLKMLRRGHTVADVEGALDLCRDAGLTPVVDFIVGLPCEEDEDERATLSLVHEVTRRGRAHVHLFIPLPGTPMAGMKARDLLPETQRDLGRLALAGKISGSWNDPERRFYRNR from the coding sequence ATGCAGGTGAACTGGCGGGAGATCACTGCTGCGAAGAACTCGTTCGCCGCGCTGTACGCCGCCTGCGAGACCGAAGGCTACGCTCTCCGCCCGGTGAAGGAGCCTGAGGGCGATGTCACCTGCTACAGCCTGAACTCGATCAACGCCCCGGCTTTTATGGAGGAGATCGCAAATGCGCCCTGCACGACGATCGTCGGCGGGCCCCATGCGACCGCCTGCCCGATGGAGATGGCGGCCTGTGCCGATTACGTCGTCGTCGGCGAAGGGGAGTACACCCTCCCCCGCCTCCTCAGGGCGATCGAGAACCGGACGCCCGGTCCGGTACCGGGCGTTGCGACCCGGGAAGGGCTCTGCCCCCGGGACCATGCGGTCTTTCTCCCGGCGTACCCGCCGTTCTCGCAGTTCAAGGGATATATCGAGATCTCGCGGGGGTGCCCGCACGGCTGCGCGTACTGTCAGACCCCGAATCTCTTCGGCCGGAGGATGCGCCACCGCCCGGTGGACGAGATCGCGCGGGCCGCGGCGCATTTCCGGGATGCCCGGTTCGTGACCCCGAACGCCCTCGCCTACGGCTCCGACGGGATCAGGCCGCGCCCGGAGAAGATCGAGGCGCTCTTCCGCGCTCTTCACCGGAACGAGATCTACTTCGGGACGTTCCCGTCAGAGGTCAGGCCCGAGTTCGTCACCGGCGAGGTGCTGGACCTGATCACCACCTACTGCGCCAACCGGAGGCTCCAGTTCGGGGCGCAGTCCGGAAGCGACCGGGTGCTGAAGATGCTCCGCCGGGGCCACACGGTTGCGGACGTGGAGGGGGCCCTCGACCTCTGCAGGGACGCCGGGCTGACACCGGTCGTCGACTTCATCGTCGGCCTCCCGTGCGAAGAGGACGAGGACGAACGGGCGACGCTCAGCCTCGTCCATGAGGTGACGCGCCGCGGCCGGGCGCATGTCCACCTCTTCATCCCGCTGCCGGGCACCCCCATGGCCGGCATGAAAGCACGGGATCTCCTGCCGGAAACGCAGCGCGATCTCGGGAGACTCGCTCTTGCAGGCAAAATTTCAGGCTCCTGGAACGATCCCGAGAGAAGATTTTATAGGAATCGCTAG
- a CDS encoding DUF126 domain-containing protein: MIIKGRGIARGSATGALLISDAPLSFLSGVDAESGVIIEEGHPLKGESIAGRVFAFPYGKGSTVGSYVIYALARNGKAPAAIINREAEPIIATGAIIAKIPMIDRLEAPLPALKAGTEVTVDADAGTVSWQE; encoded by the coding sequence GTGATAATCAAAGGACGTGGGATTGCACGGGGATCAGCGACCGGAGCGTTGTTGATATCCGATGCACCGCTATCATTCCTCTCAGGGGTCGATGCTGAGAGCGGCGTGATCATCGAGGAAGGGCACCCCCTGAAGGGCGAGTCGATCGCCGGCCGGGTCTTTGCCTTCCCGTACGGGAAAGGCTCCACCGTGGGCTCATACGTGATCTACGCCCTTGCCAGAAACGGAAAGGCCCCGGCGGCGATCATCAACAGGGAGGCCGAACCGATCATCGCCACAGGGGCAATCATCGCAAAGATACCGATGATCGACCGGCTCGAGGCGCCGCTCCCTGCGCTCAAAGCGGGCACAGAGGTAACCGTGGACGCCGATGCCGGCACGGTCTCATGGCAGGAATGA
- a CDS encoding proteasome-activating nucleotidase gives MEDSVINVSNDNDLYKLQVQEMKAKVLDLKMQNELLQKEVNQLRRENNQLKRVPLFVAAIVDKLGDGEVYLRQQGNNQEYITRVSPELYDTIKPGMKVAVNNALSIVKTVGTIYDSRVRVMELETAPNITFEQIGGLRGEIEEVREAVEYPLTRPEIFEKVGVEPPKGILLFGPPGTGKTLIAKAVANNAHADFIRMSGAELVHKFIGEGAQLVRELFTFAREHAPAIVFIDEVDAIASQRTNDGTSGSAEVQRTLMQLLAEMDGFDNRGNVRIMAATNRIDILDPAILRPGRFDRIIEIPVPDDDSRREIFKIHTAKMNLSGVDLEALVPLTGGMTGAEIQAICREAGMRAVRRNSDAAGNDDFLEAVRKVARKEKPADLRMYI, from the coding sequence ATGGAAGACTCCGTGATTAACGTCAGCAATGACAATGATCTGTATAAACTCCAGGTCCAGGAGATGAAGGCGAAAGTTCTGGATCTGAAGATGCAGAACGAGTTGCTCCAGAAAGAGGTCAATCAGCTGAGGAGAGAGAACAACCAGCTCAAACGCGTGCCTCTTTTTGTCGCTGCCATCGTCGATAAACTCGGTGACGGCGAGGTATATCTCAGGCAGCAGGGGAACAATCAGGAGTATATCACGAGGGTCAGCCCTGAGCTCTACGACACGATCAAGCCCGGGATGAAAGTGGCGGTGAACAACGCTCTTTCCATCGTCAAGACCGTCGGCACCATCTATGACTCGCGCGTGAGGGTGATGGAACTCGAGACCGCGCCGAATATCACCTTCGAGCAGATCGGCGGGCTCCGGGGAGAGATCGAGGAGGTCAGGGAAGCGGTCGAGTACCCGCTCACCCGTCCCGAGATCTTCGAGAAGGTCGGCGTCGAACCCCCCAAGGGAATCCTCCTCTTCGGCCCGCCCGGCACGGGAAAGACCCTCATCGCAAAGGCGGTGGCGAACAACGCCCATGCAGACTTCATCAGGATGTCAGGGGCCGAACTGGTGCACAAGTTCATCGGCGAGGGGGCGCAGCTCGTCCGCGAACTCTTCACCTTTGCCAGGGAGCACGCACCGGCGATCGTGTTCATCGACGAGGTCGACGCCATCGCGAGCCAGCGGACAAACGACGGGACGTCAGGGAGCGCCGAGGTGCAGCGGACCCTGATGCAGCTCCTGGCGGAGATGGACGGTTTTGACAACCGCGGCAACGTGCGGATCATGGCGGCGACGAACCGGATCGATATCCTGGACCCGGCGATCCTGCGGCCCGGAAGGTTCGACCGGATCATCGAGATCCCGGTGCCAGACGACGACTCCCGCCGGGAGATCTTCAAGATCCATACTGCGAAGATGAACCTCTCTGGCGTGGACCTCGAGGCCCTGGTGCCGCTCACCGGCGGGATGACCGGTGCGGAGATCCAGGCGATCTGCCGGGAGGCCGGGATGCGGGCGGTCCGCCGGAACTCGGATGCGGCAGGGAACGACGATTTCCTTGAAGCGGTCAGGAAGGTCGCCCGGAAGGAAAAGCCTGCCGACCTCAGGATGTATATCTGA
- a CDS encoding DUF5804 family protein: MRLILVQRDGTDLYTTLFSSETSREILRFYRPEKTPYGVSVRVISLGAALALAAELRWYLKRYVALALFEMAPGRCCTLACAHAIEQREVDPDRPPDRRLYIRFQEGRPVVTEGPDGDLEVWALPGETIGER; the protein is encoded by the coding sequence ATGCGCCTCATCCTCGTCCAGCGGGATGGGACTGACCTTTACACAACCCTTTTTTCGTCTGAGACGAGCCGCGAGATCCTCCGCTTTTACCGTCCTGAAAAGACGCCGTATGGCGTGTCCGTCCGTGTCATCTCACTCGGTGCGGCCCTCGCCCTTGCGGCGGAGCTGCGGTGGTATCTCAAACGCTATGTCGCCCTCGCCCTCTTCGAGATGGCGCCGGGCCGCTGCTGTACTCTCGCCTGTGCGCATGCGATTGAACAGCGGGAGGTCGATCCCGACCGTCCACCTGACCGGCGCCTTTATATCAGGTTTCAGGAGGGCCGCCCCGTGGTCACGGAGGGGCCGGACGGCGACCTTGAGGTGTGGGCGCTTCCCGGGGAGACGATCGGCGAGCGGTGA